A genomic window from Streptomyces sp. NBC_00234 includes:
- the cydD gene encoding thiol reductant ABC exporter subunit CydD gives MKPIDPRLLRYARATRLFLAAVVALGLVGAALVIAQAMLIAEVVVGGFEEGLSLPGLRMPLLLLAAVAVGRALVAWLTELAAYRAGAAVKSELRGRLMERAAQLGPDWLSGQRTGSLVALATRGVDALDDYFARYLPQLGLAVVVPVAVLARIVTEDWVSAAIIVVTLPLIPLFMILIGWATQSRMDRQWRLLSRLSGHFLDVVAGLPTLKVFGRAKAQAESIRTITSQYRQATLRTLRIAFLSSFALELLATLSVALVAVTIGMRLVHGELDLYTGLVILILAPEAYLPLRQVGAQYHAAAEGLSAAEEIFSVLETELPAGGTQDVPATLRLELDGVTVRHPGRSEPSLNDASLVVEPGETVALVGPSGVGKSTLLHVVLGFAAPDEGRVRVGGTDLAELSPERWRERIAWVPQHPHLFAGTIAENVRLARPDADDETVTAALRDAGASGFVADLPQGAQTLLGEDGAGLSAGQRQRLALARAFLADRPVLLLDEPTAGLDGETEAGIVEAVRRLAAGRTVLLVVHRPALLSVADRVVTLEPQQVRSPAGGAVEAGRVVPRPGGPSSVPSALPVPSDEPGGTGEPGILKDTAPGTGHVLSRVREAAGAQHAKLGLALLLGSLAVGSAVGLMAVSGWLISRASEQPPVLYLMVAVTATRAFGIGRAVFRYAERLVSHDAVLRMLAELRVSVYRGLERIAPAGLRTTRRGDLLSRLVADVDALQDYWLRWLLPVGTAVVVGTAAAGFTGWMLPEAGAVLAVGLLLAGVVVPLVSSACARHVERQLAPARAELATRITDLLSGTAELTVAGALPGRSRRVREADGVLTRIASRSATATALGGGLSSLICGLTVVGTALVALPAVYDGRLAGVELAVVVLTPLAAFEAVTGLPLAVQYRRRVKRSAERVYEVLDAPVPVREPVTLAAEPASPFPLEVRGLSARYAGAPRDALESVDLTLVPGRRIAVVGPSGSGKSTLAQVLLRFLDARTGTYRLGGVEACELDGDTVRTHVGLCAQDAHVFDSSIRENLRLARTGATDGELRDALAQARLLDWAESLPEGLDTPVGEHGARLSGGQRQRLALARALLADFPVLVLDEPAEHLDLATADALTADLLAATRGRTTVLITHRLEGLDAVDEVLVLDAGRVVQRGAYADLAGADGPLLRMLERERESAPV, from the coding sequence GTGAAACCGATCGACCCGCGTCTGCTCCGGTACGCCCGGGCCACCCGCCTCTTCCTGGCCGCCGTCGTGGCGCTCGGTCTCGTCGGGGCGGCGCTGGTGATCGCCCAGGCGATGCTCATCGCCGAAGTGGTGGTGGGCGGCTTCGAGGAGGGACTGTCCCTTCCCGGACTCCGTATGCCCCTGCTGCTGCTCGCCGCGGTCGCGGTGGGCCGGGCCCTGGTGGCCTGGCTCACCGAGCTGGCCGCGTACCGGGCCGGCGCGGCGGTCAAGTCCGAGCTGCGCGGCCGGCTCATGGAGCGGGCCGCCCAACTGGGCCCCGACTGGTTGAGCGGGCAGCGCACCGGGTCCCTGGTGGCGCTCGCCACCCGGGGCGTCGACGCGCTCGACGACTACTTCGCCCGCTACCTGCCGCAACTCGGTCTCGCGGTGGTGGTGCCGGTCGCGGTCCTCGCCAGAATCGTCACCGAGGACTGGGTCTCGGCCGCGATCATCGTGGTCACGCTGCCGCTCATCCCGCTCTTCATGATCCTGATCGGCTGGGCAACGCAGTCCCGGATGGACCGTCAGTGGCGTCTGCTCTCACGGCTCTCCGGGCACTTCCTCGATGTGGTCGCCGGGCTTCCGACACTGAAGGTCTTCGGGCGCGCCAAGGCGCAGGCCGAATCGATCCGCACGATCACGTCCCAGTACCGGCAGGCCACCCTGCGGACCCTGCGGATCGCGTTCCTGTCGTCGTTCGCCCTGGAACTCCTGGCGACGCTGTCGGTGGCCCTGGTCGCCGTGACCATCGGCATGCGTCTCGTCCACGGCGAACTGGACCTCTACACCGGCCTCGTGATCCTCATCCTGGCCCCGGAGGCGTATCTGCCCCTGCGCCAGGTCGGGGCGCAGTACCACGCGGCTGCGGAGGGGCTCTCGGCCGCGGAGGAGATCTTCTCGGTCCTGGAGACCGAGCTCCCCGCGGGCGGCACGCAGGACGTTCCCGCGACGCTGAGGCTGGAGCTCGACGGGGTGACGGTCCGGCACCCGGGCCGTAGCGAACCGTCGCTGAACGACGCCTCCCTGGTGGTGGAGCCGGGTGAGACCGTCGCCCTCGTCGGTCCCAGCGGAGTCGGCAAGTCCACGCTCCTCCATGTGGTGCTGGGCTTCGCCGCACCCGACGAGGGACGTGTGCGCGTCGGCGGGACCGATCTGGCCGAGCTCTCGCCGGAACGCTGGCGCGAGCGCATCGCCTGGGTGCCGCAGCATCCGCATCTCTTCGCCGGCACGATCGCCGAGAACGTACGACTGGCCCGTCCGGACGCGGACGACGAGACGGTGACGGCGGCGCTGCGGGACGCGGGCGCGTCCGGCTTCGTCGCGGACCTCCCGCAGGGCGCGCAGACGCTGCTCGGGGAGGACGGGGCCGGCCTCTCGGCCGGCCAGCGGCAGCGGCTCGCCCTGGCCCGCGCGTTCCTCGCCGACCGGCCGGTGCTCCTGCTCGACGAGCCCACCGCGGGTCTCGACGGCGAGACGGAGGCGGGGATCGTCGAGGCGGTACGGAGACTGGCGGCGGGACGGACCGTCCTCCTCGTCGTGCACCGCCCGGCGCTCCTGTCGGTCGCCGACCGCGTGGTGACGCTGGAGCCGCAGCAGGTCCGGAGCCCCGCAGGCGGGGCCGTGGAGGCAGGGCGGGTGGTGCCGCGGCCCGGGGGACCGTCCTCCGTTCCGTCCGCTTTGCCCGTCCCCTCCGACGAGCCGGGCGGCACGGGGGAGCCCGGGATCCTCAAGGACACCGCCCCGGGGACCGGGCACGTGCTGTCCCGGGTCAGGGAGGCCGCCGGTGCGCAGCACGCGAAGCTGGGCCTGGCCCTGCTGCTGGGCAGCCTCGCCGTGGGCTCGGCCGTCGGTCTCATGGCCGTGTCGGGATGGCTGATCTCCCGCGCCTCCGAACAGCCCCCGGTGCTCTATCTGATGGTCGCCGTCACCGCGACCCGCGCCTTCGGTATCGGCCGCGCGGTCTTCCGCTACGCCGAGCGCCTGGTCTCGCACGACGCGGTGCTCAGGATGCTCGCCGAACTCCGGGTCTCCGTGTACCGGGGGCTGGAGCGGATCGCACCGGCCGGTCTGCGCACGACCCGGCGCGGCGACCTGCTGTCGCGCCTCGTCGCCGACGTGGACGCGCTTCAGGACTACTGGCTGCGCTGGCTGCTGCCCGTGGGAACCGCGGTCGTCGTCGGGACGGCCGCTGCCGGGTTCACCGGCTGGATGCTCCCGGAGGCGGGCGCCGTGCTCGCCGTGGGGCTGCTCCTCGCCGGGGTGGTCGTACCTTTGGTGAGCAGCGCGTGCGCCCGTCATGTGGAACGCCAACTGGCGCCCGCACGGGCCGAGCTGGCCACCAGGATCACGGATCTGCTCAGTGGGACGGCCGAACTCACGGTCGCCGGCGCGCTGCCCGGCCGCAGCCGGCGGGTACGCGAGGCGGACGGCGTCCTCACCCGGATCGCTTCCCGCTCGGCGACCGCGACCGCGCTCGGCGGCGGTCTCTCCTCGCTGATCTGCGGCCTCACGGTGGTGGGCACCGCACTCGTCGCCCTCCCGGCGGTGTACGACGGGCGGCTGGCGGGCGTGGAACTCGCGGTGGTGGTCCTGACCCCGCTGGCGGCGTTCGAGGCGGTGACGGGGCTGCCGCTCGCCGTGCAGTACCGCAGGCGTGTGAAGCGGAGCGCGGAGCGCGTGTACGAGGTGCTGGACGCCCCCGTGCCCGTACGGGAGCCCGTCACTCTCGCTGCCGAGCCCGCCTCGCCGTTCCCGCTGGAGGTACGAGGGCTGTCCGCCCGGTACGCCGGAGCGCCGCGCGATGCCTTGGAGTCCGTCGATCTGACCCTCGTGCCCGGCAGGCGTATCGCGGTGGTCGGGCCCTCGGGCTCCGGCAAGTCGACGCTCGCCCAGGTCCTGCTCCGCTTCCTGGACGCGCGGACCGGGACGTACCGGCTCGGCGGTGTCGAGGCGTGCGAGCTCGACGGGGACACGGTCCGCACGCACGTGGGGCTGTGCGCCCAGGACGCCCATGTCTTCGACAGCTCCATCCGCGAGAACCTGCGCCTTGCTCGTACAGGAGCGACGGACGGCGAGCTGCGGGACGCGCTCGCGCAGGCCCGGCTGCTGGACTGGGCCGAGTCGCTCCCCGAGGGGCTCGACACCCCGGTGGGTGAACACGGCGCCAGGCTCTCGGGCGGGCAGCGGCAGCGGCTCGCACTGGCCCGCGCGCTCCTCGCCGACTTCCCCGTACTCGTCCTCGACGAGCCCGCGGAGCACCTCGACCTGGCGACGGCCGACGCGCTGACCGCTGACCTGCTGGCCGCCACGCGGGGCCGTACGACCGTCCTGATCACCCACAGGCTGGAGGGCCTCGACGCCGTCGACGAGGTGCTGGTGCTGGACGCGGGGCGCGTGGTCCAGCGCGGTGCCTACGCCGATCTCGCGGGTGCGGACGGCCCCTTGCTCCGCATGCTGGAGCGGGAGAGGGAGAGCGCGCCCGTCTGA
- a CDS encoding sensor histidine kinase: MAEPDPKDSLEAATRAARSLQGLSTELTARVPQLLEAMRSVGTGLELHSTLDRICETAADLAGARYAAIGVVDESGEGLSDFVTHGVPEDVVREIGHRPDGHKGLLGALIHDPVPLRLADLTADPRAAGFPPGHPRMRTFLGVPIRVQGEIFGNLYLAEKHGGTEFNDYDLHMVRVLATEAGIAIGNARLYEAARQRERWIDGSVAVTTALLSGGDADDALSVVAEQARRLADAAAGIVLLPTAEGGLEIVAVSADDPSDSLGIIIPSGSPVVSMLLAGEAVFMDDSASDARLVTRLADQFGPSMLLPLHSGGRVLGALATPRARGERPFTEAERTLATQFASQAALALMMAEAQRDRERLAVYEDRDRIARDLHDLVIQRLFATGMMLESAQRRSVVPEVQTGVGRAVDELDVTIQEIRTAIFALQQEPAEAPSGLRTRVLREINMAAVPLGFKPSHHFVGPVDALVGELTGKNLIAALREALSNAFRHAGASLIDVVVDATVRLPDGREGVRLSVADDGVGIPEGGRRSGLRNLARRAESLGGASWFGPGIGEDGGGTTVVWEAPL; this comes from the coding sequence ATGGCAGAGCCGGACCCGAAGGACTCACTCGAAGCCGCGACCCGGGCGGCGCGCAGCCTGCAGGGTCTCTCGACCGAACTGACCGCCCGCGTCCCGCAGCTGCTGGAAGCCATGCGCTCCGTGGGCACGGGCCTGGAACTGCACTCCACCCTCGACCGCATCTGTGAGACCGCGGCCGACCTCGCGGGAGCCCGTTACGCGGCCATCGGTGTCGTCGACGAGTCCGGGGAAGGGCTGTCCGACTTCGTCACCCATGGAGTTCCGGAGGACGTGGTCCGGGAGATCGGACACCGGCCCGACGGGCACAAGGGGCTGCTGGGCGCGCTGATCCACGATCCCGTACCGCTCAGGCTGGCCGACCTGACCGCCGATCCGAGGGCCGCCGGATTTCCGCCCGGGCACCCGCGGATGCGTACGTTCCTGGGGGTGCCGATCCGCGTCCAGGGGGAGATCTTCGGCAATCTCTACCTGGCGGAGAAGCACGGCGGGACGGAGTTCAACGACTACGACCTGCACATGGTGCGGGTGCTCGCCACCGAGGCCGGGATCGCCATCGGCAACGCCCGGCTGTACGAGGCGGCACGGCAGCGCGAGCGGTGGATCGACGGCTCGGTGGCCGTCACGACCGCCCTCCTCTCCGGTGGTGACGCCGACGACGCCCTGTCCGTCGTCGCCGAACAGGCCCGCCGCCTCGCCGACGCGGCGGCGGGGATCGTGCTGCTGCCGACGGCGGAGGGCGGTCTCGAAATCGTCGCGGTCTCCGCCGACGACCCGTCCGACTCCCTGGGCATCATCATTCCGTCGGGGAGTCCCGTCGTGTCGATGCTCCTGGCCGGTGAGGCGGTCTTCATGGACGACTCGGCATCCGACGCACGCCTGGTCACGAGGCTGGCCGACCAGTTCGGACCGAGCATGCTGCTGCCCCTGCACAGCGGTGGCCGGGTGCTCGGGGCGCTCGCCACCCCCCGTGCCCGGGGCGAGCGCCCGTTCACGGAGGCGGAGCGGACGCTCGCCACCCAGTTCGCCTCGCAGGCCGCGCTCGCGCTGATGATGGCCGAGGCGCAGCGCGACCGTGAGCGCCTCGCGGTCTACGAGGACCGCGACCGGATCGCCCGTGATCTCCACGACCTCGTCATCCAACGGCTGTTCGCCACCGGAATGATGCTGGAGAGCGCTCAGCGCAGGTCGGTGGTCCCCGAGGTGCAGACCGGCGTCGGACGCGCCGTCGACGAGCTGGACGTGACCATCCAGGAGATCCGGACGGCCATCTTCGCGCTCCAACAGGAACCGGCCGAGGCGCCTTCGGGGCTGCGCACCCGCGTGCTGCGGGAGATCAACATGGCGGCCGTGCCGCTGGGCTTCAAGCCCTCGCACCACTTCGTCGGCCCGGTCGACGCACTCGTGGGTGAACTCACCGGGAAGAACCTCATCGCGGCCCTGCGCGAGGCGCTGTCCAACGCGTTCCGGCACGCCGGAGCCTCGCTGATCGACGTGGTCGTCGACGCGACGGTGAGACTGCCGGACGGGCGTGAAGGGGTACGGCTGTCGGTCGCCGACGACGGGGTGGGCATTCCGGAAGGCGGGCGGCGCAGCGGTCTGCGCAACCTGGCCCGCCGCGCGGAGTCGCTGGGCGGCGCGAGCTGGTTCGGCCCCGGGATCGGGGAGGACGGGGGCGGTACGACAGTGGTGTGGGAAGCGCCGCTCTGA
- a CDS encoding M23 family metallopeptidase — MLLLCVLSALAVLPAVPGPDAMAAPAPAVAPLDPAPGPPAEPWDAPPAGPDPGAVPGPPSGPVPGPPPGPSSPLSTGAAVARLYAEAAKATETYEEGRRASLVQRTEAARLDRLLADRRRELGLIHEDLGRVARSEYRTGGVGLSYTAQLLLADDPQELLRGRQLAWQADRVVTRLLERARHAERALADGERRARSAWHALDIAVVRLAEVKRGIAAKLASAQQRLQSEADRSVAAGKCAGAVRIEQPGLPDDGPSWVTPVEGYELSAGFDSVGAHWASRHTGQDFAVDIGTPVRSVGEGRVVSVSCGGAFGIEVVVLHPGGYYTQYAHLAGVTVDQGERVRVGQWVGQSGTSGNSTGPHLHFEVRLTPHTGSGVDPVRWLREHGVTL, encoded by the coding sequence GTGCTCCTGCTCTGCGTGCTGTCGGCCCTGGCCGTGCTGCCTGCGGTGCCCGGGCCGGACGCGATGGCCGCGCCCGCCCCGGCCGTCGCCCCGCTGGATCCGGCACCCGGCCCGCCGGCCGAGCCCTGGGACGCTCCGCCGGCCGGTCCCGACCCCGGTGCTGTGCCCGGTCCGCCGTCGGGGCCCGTGCCCGGCCCGCCGCCCGGTCCTTCGTCACCGCTGAGCACGGGGGCCGCGGTCGCCCGGCTGTACGCGGAGGCGGCGAAGGCCACCGAGACGTACGAGGAGGGCAGACGCGCATCGCTCGTGCAGCGGACCGAGGCCGCACGGCTGGACCGGCTGCTGGCCGACCGGCGGCGCGAACTCGGGCTGATCCACGAGGATCTCGGCCGCGTCGCCCGCTCCGAGTACCGGACGGGCGGCGTCGGCCTCTCCTACACGGCGCAGCTTCTGCTCGCCGACGATCCGCAGGAGCTGCTGCGCGGCCGGCAACTGGCCTGGCAGGCCGACAGAGTGGTGACACGCCTCCTGGAACGCGCCCGGCATGCCGAACGCGCCCTGGCCGACGGCGAACGCAGGGCCAGGTCCGCCTGGCACGCACTGGACATCGCCGTCGTGCGGCTGGCGGAGGTCAAACGGGGTATCGCGGCGAAGCTGGCCTCGGCACAGCAGCGGCTCCAGAGCGAGGCGGACCGCAGTGTCGCGGCGGGAAAGTGTGCGGGCGCGGTACGGATCGAGCAGCCGGGTCTGCCGGACGACGGCCCGAGCTGGGTGACGCCGGTGGAGGGGTACGAACTCTCGGCGGGCTTCGACAGCGTCGGCGCGCACTGGGCGAGCAGGCACACGGGGCAGGACTTCGCCGTGGACATCGGCACCCCGGTGCGCTCGGTCGGCGAGGGCAGGGTGGTGTCGGTCTCCTGCGGCGGCGCGTTCGGCATCGAGGTCGTGGTGCTGCACCCGGGCGGCTACTACACCCAGTACGCGCATCTGGCCGGCGTCACGGTGGACCAGGGCGAGCGGGTCCGGGTGGGGCAGTGGGTCGGGCAGTCGGGCACCAGCGGGAACTCGACGGGGCCGCACCTCCATTTCGAGGTGCGGCTCACGCCTCATACCGGGTCGGGAGTCGACCCCGTGCGCTGGCTGCGCGAGCACGGTGTGACGCTCTGA
- a CDS encoding Cof-type HAD-IIB family hydrolase: MTSATDSPLPAVTRLIATDLDGTLLRDDKTLSDRTVAALAAAEEAGIEVFFVTGRPARWMDVVRDHVHGHGMAICANGATVVDLHAEGKPLMVRPLERDAALAAVRTLREAAPGTSFAVEFTTGIHYEPAYPPFHLDPGATVAVAEKLLQEESPGAGAPVLKVLAHHAELAPDDFLALARAAAGDLASFTRSSPTALLEISGRDVSKASTLALCCAERGIDAAEVVSFGDMPNDVEMLSWAGASYAMGNAHPDAVAAASGTTLTNNEDGVAVVIERILATR, from the coding sequence GTGACCTCAGCTACCGACTCGCCTCTGCCTGCCGTAACCCGGCTGATCGCCACCGACCTGGACGGCACCCTGCTGCGTGACGACAAGACCCTGTCGGATCGCACCGTGGCAGCCCTCGCGGCGGCCGAGGAGGCCGGCATCGAGGTCTTCTTCGTCACCGGCCGGCCCGCCCGCTGGATGGACGTCGTCCGGGACCACGTCCACGGCCACGGCATGGCCATCTGCGCGAACGGCGCAACCGTCGTCGACCTGCATGCCGAGGGCAAGCCCCTCATGGTCCGGCCGCTGGAGCGGGACGCCGCCCTCGCCGCGGTCCGCACACTGCGCGAGGCCGCCCCCGGCACCTCGTTCGCCGTGGAGTTCACCACCGGCATCCACTACGAACCGGCCTACCCGCCGTTCCACCTGGACCCGGGTGCCACCGTCGCCGTCGCCGAGAAGCTGCTCCAGGAGGAGTCTCCGGGCGCCGGCGCTCCCGTGCTGAAGGTCCTGGCCCACCATGCGGAGCTGGCCCCGGACGACTTCCTCGCACTGGCCCGCGCCGCCGCCGGCGACCTGGCCTCCTTCACCCGGTCCAGCCCCACGGCCCTCCTGGAGATCAGCGGCCGGGACGTCTCCAAGGCCAGCACCCTCGCCCTGTGCTGTGCCGAGCGCGGCATCGACGCCGCCGAGGTCGTGTCCTTCGGGGACATGCCCAACGACGTGGAGATGCTGAGCTGGGCGGGCGCCTCGTACGCGATGGGCAACGCCCACCCCGACGCGGTGGCCGCCGCTTCCGGTACGACCCTCACCAACAACGAGGACGGCGTGGCCGTCGTCATCGAGCGGATTCTCGCCACCCGCTGA
- a CDS encoding LLM class flavin-dependent oxidoreductase: MHLSTLILPIHRWSEGRKVWQRAEELGFHAAYTYDHLAWRTFRDGPWFGAIPTLTAAAAATERMRLGTLITSPNFRHPVTLAKDLITLDDVSDGRITLGIGAGGNGFDATTLRRTDEAPWTPRERADHFGEFVPLLDQLLREPSVTYEGEFYTANEARNIPGCVQRPRLPFAIAATGPRGQKLAARYGQGWVTTGDPKLYETGTPEQSVAALRRQLDGLESAGAAVGRDVGGLDRILLTGFTPDRPLDSFDAFVDFAGTHFALGFTEIVLHWPVPGSDFAADEKVFERIATEGLAQLR, from the coding sequence ATGCATTTGAGCACCCTCATCCTGCCCATCCACCGCTGGAGCGAAGGCCGAAAGGTCTGGCAGCGGGCCGAAGAACTCGGTTTCCACGCCGCGTACACGTACGACCATCTGGCCTGGCGGACCTTCCGCGACGGGCCGTGGTTCGGCGCGATCCCGACGCTGACCGCCGCAGCCGCGGCAACCGAACGCATGCGTCTGGGCACCCTCATCACCTCGCCGAACTTCCGGCACCCGGTGACACTCGCCAAGGACCTCATCACGCTCGACGACGTCTCCGACGGACGCATCACCCTCGGCATCGGCGCCGGCGGCAACGGCTTCGACGCCACGACCCTGCGCAGGACCGACGAGGCCCCGTGGACGCCGCGCGAACGCGCCGACCACTTCGGCGAGTTCGTCCCGCTGCTCGATCAGCTGCTGCGCGAGCCCTCGGTCACGTACGAGGGCGAGTTCTACACGGCCAACGAGGCCCGCAACATCCCCGGCTGCGTGCAGCGCCCCCGGCTCCCCTTCGCGATCGCCGCCACCGGCCCGCGCGGGCAGAAGCTCGCCGCGCGGTACGGCCAGGGGTGGGTGACCACCGGTGATCCGAAGCTGTACGAGACGGGGACGCCCGAGCAGTCCGTGGCCGCCCTGCGCCGCCAGCTCGACGGACTCGAATCGGCGGGCGCCGCGGTCGGCCGGGACGTCGGGGGACTGGACAGGATCCTGCTCACCGGCTTCACCCCGGACCGTCCGCTGGACTCCTTCGACGCGTTCGTCGACTTCGCGGGGACGCACTTCGCGCTGGGATTCACGGAGATCGTGCTCCACTGGCCGGTCCCGGGCTCCGACTTCGCGGCCGACGAGAAGGTTTTCGAGCGGATCGCCACCGAGGGACTGGCACAGCTCCGCTGA
- a CDS encoding RNA 2'-phosphotransferase, with translation MNEQRTVKVSKYLSAHLRHQPERIGITLDAQGWVAIDDLLRATARQGFVITRDELDHVVASNDKRRFTVDGDRIRANQGHTVAVDLGLPPAEPPAYLYHGTVVRALDAIRAEGLRPMDRHHVHLSPDRETATRVGARRGRPVVLSVDAAAMHAAGHVFHVSANGVWLTDAVPPEFLRLPG, from the coding sequence ATGAACGAACAACGCACGGTCAAGGTGTCCAAATACCTCTCGGCCCACCTCAGACACCAACCTGAGCGCATCGGCATCACCCTCGACGCCCAGGGCTGGGTAGCGATCGACGACCTTCTGCGGGCCACCGCCCGGCAGGGATTCGTCATCACCCGCGACGAGCTCGACCATGTCGTCGCGTCCAACGACAAACGGCGCTTCACCGTGGACGGCGACCGCATCCGCGCGAACCAGGGCCACACCGTCGCGGTGGACCTCGGACTGCCCCCCGCCGAACCGCCGGCGTACCTGTACCACGGCACTGTCGTGCGGGCACTGGACGCGATCCGCGCCGAAGGGCTGCGCCCCATGGACCGCCACCATGTCCACCTGTCACCGGACCGCGAGACCGCGACCCGGGTCGGCGCCCGCCGCGGCCGGCCCGTCGTGCTGTCGGTGGACGCGGCAGCCATGCACGCGGCCGGTCACGTCTTCCACGTCAGCGCCAACGGCGTCTGGCTCACCGACGCCGTACCACCGGAGTTCCTGCGGCTGCCCGGCTGA
- a CDS encoding MerR family transcriptional regulator — MTGSGTPSGARPDAEYRIEDLAHASGATVRTIRAYQDRGLLPTPERRGRANVYRSTHLARLRQIADLLDRGYTLASIKELLEAWDAGRGLGGVLGLVAEVHGPWTDEEAGRITRAELDLRFGATPDDAAVDEAVALGVLERVPGKDDEFLVPSPQELSVAAELYAAGVPLTAISAHLRELRGQVEHIASRFLEFTTEHVFARYLGHRPPTDADAAEAASMVRRLRPLAQQTVDAELARAMRLFATRHLHHHLGSEEPLTDEDTPRPVILPAGTMRAVQRLVGSDGVEAFVAAATEREVQARTLDSLAASHAKEK, encoded by the coding sequence GTGACCGGGAGCGGGACGCCGTCCGGGGCGCGGCCGGACGCCGAGTACCGGATCGAGGACCTGGCCCACGCCAGTGGGGCCACGGTCCGCACCATCCGCGCCTACCAGGACCGCGGCCTGCTGCCCACACCGGAGCGGCGCGGCCGGGCCAACGTCTACCGGTCCACGCATCTCGCCCGGCTCCGGCAGATCGCGGATCTGCTGGACCGCGGCTACACCCTGGCCAGCATCAAGGAGTTGCTGGAGGCATGGGACGCCGGCCGTGGGCTGGGCGGAGTGCTCGGCCTGGTCGCCGAGGTGCACGGCCCGTGGACCGATGAGGAGGCCGGCCGGATCACCCGCGCCGAGCTCGACCTGCGGTTCGGTGCGACGCCGGACGACGCGGCGGTCGACGAGGCGGTGGCACTCGGCGTACTGGAGCGCGTACCGGGCAAGGACGACGAGTTCCTGGTCCCCAGCCCCCAAGAGCTATCGGTGGCAGCCGAGTTGTACGCGGCAGGCGTTCCGCTCACCGCAATCTCCGCCCATCTGAGGGAACTTCGCGGCCAGGTCGAGCACATAGCGTCCCGATTCCTGGAGTTCACCACCGAGCACGTCTTCGCCCGCTATCTGGGTCACCGTCCGCCGACGGACGCGGACGCGGCGGAGGCCGCCTCGATGGTGCGCCGGCTCCGGCCGCTCGCCCAGCAGACGGTCGACGCCGAACTGGCCCGTGCGATGCGGCTGTTCGCCACCCGCCACCTGCACCACCACCTGGGCTCCGAGGAACCGCTGACCGACGAGGACACGCCCCGTCCGGTGATCCTGCCCGCCGGAACAATGCGCGCCGTCCAGAGGCTGGTTGGCTCGGACGGGGTGGAAGCCTTCGTCGCGGCAGCGACCGAACGAGAGGTACAGGCCAGGACATTGGACTCTCTTGCGGCATCTCACGCAAAAGAGAAGTAA